From one Streptomyces chromofuscus genomic stretch:
- the thrS gene encoding threonine--tRNA ligase gives MSDVRVIIQRDSEREERTVTTGTTAADLFAGERSIIAARVGGELKDLAHELADGDQVEGVEISSEDGLNILRHSTAHVLAQAVQELFPEAKLGIGPPVKDGFYYDFDVEKPFTPEDLKAIEKKMQEIQKRGQRFARRVVTDEAAREELADEPYKLELIGLKGSASSDDGADVEVGAGELTIYDNLDAKTGELCWKDLCRGPHLPSTRLIPAFKLMRNAAAYWRGSEKNPMLQRIYGTAWPSKDELKAYLDFLAEAEKRDHRKLGSELDLFSIPEQIGSGLAVFHPKGGIVRRVMEDYSRRRHEEEGYEFVYTPHATKGKLFETSGHLDWYADGMYPPMQLDEGVDYYLKPMNCPMHNLIFDARGRSYRELPLRLFEFGTVYRYEKSGVVHGLTRARGFTQDDAHIYCTREQMSEELDTTLTFVLGLLRDYGLTDFYLELSTKDPEKFVGSDEAWEEATETLRQVAEKQGLPLVPDPGGAAFYGPKISVQAKDAIGRTWQMSTIQLDFNLPERFDLEYTAADGSKQRPVMIHRALFGSIERFFAVLLEHYAGAFPAWLAPVQAIGIPIGDAHVEYLEKFAVAARKKGLRVEVDSSSDRMQKKIRNAQKQKVPFMVIAGDEDMANGAVSFRYRDGSQENGIPVDEAIAKIAKVVEERVQL, from the coding sequence GTGTCAGACGTCCGTGTGATCATCCAACGCGATTCCGAGCGGGAAGAGCGCACGGTGACGACGGGCACCACGGCGGCCGACCTCTTCGCCGGCGAGCGCTCGATCATCGCCGCGCGCGTGGGCGGCGAGCTGAAGGACCTGGCCCACGAGCTCGCCGACGGGGACCAGGTCGAGGGCGTCGAGATCTCCTCCGAGGACGGCCTGAACATCCTGCGCCACTCCACCGCGCACGTCCTGGCGCAGGCCGTGCAGGAGCTGTTCCCCGAGGCCAAGCTGGGCATCGGCCCGCCCGTCAAGGACGGCTTCTACTACGACTTCGACGTCGAGAAGCCGTTCACGCCCGAGGATCTCAAGGCCATCGAGAAGAAGATGCAGGAGATCCAGAAGCGGGGGCAGAGGTTCGCCCGCCGCGTGGTGACCGACGAGGCCGCCCGCGAGGAGCTGGCCGACGAGCCGTACAAGCTGGAGCTGATCGGCCTCAAGGGCTCCGCCTCCAGCGACGACGGCGCGGACGTCGAGGTCGGCGCCGGTGAGCTGACGATCTACGACAACCTGGACGCGAAGACCGGCGAGCTGTGCTGGAAGGACCTCTGCCGGGGTCCCCACCTGCCCTCCACCCGCCTCATCCCGGCGTTCAAGCTGATGCGCAACGCCGCCGCCTACTGGCGCGGCAGCGAGAAGAACCCGATGCTCCAGCGCATCTACGGCACCGCCTGGCCGTCGAAGGACGAGCTGAAGGCGTACCTGGACTTCCTGGCCGAGGCCGAGAAGCGCGACCACCGCAAGCTGGGCAGCGAACTCGACCTGTTCTCGATCCCGGAGCAGATCGGCTCCGGCCTCGCCGTCTTCCACCCCAAGGGCGGCATCGTCCGCCGGGTCATGGAGGACTACTCGCGGCGCCGCCACGAGGAGGAGGGCTACGAGTTCGTCTACACCCCGCACGCGACGAAGGGGAAGCTCTTCGAGACGTCGGGCCACCTGGACTGGTACGCCGACGGCATGTACCCGCCCATGCAGCTCGACGAGGGCGTGGACTACTACCTCAAGCCCATGAACTGCCCGATGCACAACCTGATCTTCGACGCGCGCGGGCGTTCGTACCGCGAGCTGCCGCTGCGTCTGTTCGAATTCGGGACGGTGTACCGGTACGAGAAGTCGGGCGTCGTGCACGGCCTCACCCGCGCGCGTGGCTTCACGCAGGACGACGCGCACATCTACTGCACGCGTGAGCAGATGTCCGAGGAACTGGACACGACGCTCACCTTCGTCCTCGGCCTGCTGCGCGACTACGGCCTGACCGACTTCTACCTGGAGCTGTCCACCAAGGACCCGGAGAAGTTCGTCGGCTCCGACGAGGCCTGGGAGGAGGCGACCGAGACGCTGCGCCAGGTCGCCGAGAAGCAGGGCCTGCCCCTGGTCCCGGACCCGGGCGGTGCCGCCTTCTACGGGCCGAAGATCTCCGTCCAGGCCAAGGACGCCATCGGCCGCACCTGGCAGATGTCGACCATCCAGCTCGACTTCAACCTGCCGGAGCGGTTCGACCTGGAGTACACCGCGGCGGACGGTTCCAAGCAGCGGCCGGTCATGATCCACCGCGCGCTGTTCGGGTCCATCGAGCGGTTCTTCGCGGTGCTGCTGGAGCACTACGCGGGCGCCTTCCCGGCGTGGCTCGCGCCCGTCCAGGCGATCGGCATCCCGATCGGTGACGCCCACGTCGAGTACCTGGAGAAGTTCGCCGTGGCCGCGAGGAAGAAGGGCCTGCGCGTCGAGGTCGACTCCTCGTCCGACCGGATGCAGAAGAAGATCCGCAACGCCCAGAAGCAGAAGGTGCCCTTCATGGTCATCGCGGGCGACGAGGACATGGCCAACGGCGCCGTCTCCTTCCGCTACCGCGACGGCTCGCAGGAGAACGGCATCCCCGTCGACGAGGCCATCGCCAAGATCGCGAAGGTCGTCGAGGAGCGGGTGCAGCTCTGA
- a CDS encoding DUF4365 domain-containing protein, producing the protein MAIAQPERGGLLPERTAPHRGSLATTACMETLQVGYLHAVAAAAGCSLSQPFPDNGIDWHVSHSAPGHTVDDEVTIKVQLKATYQIAPKPPGRFFSFTLDNDHLAKLARTPVSVHKILVVMLVPRSQDDWLRASHDRLDLRHCCYWVNLAGHPVTGRHRTNVRIPTARIFDDRALCEIMTRVGTGGRP; encoded by the coding sequence ATGGCGATAGCGCAGCCCGAGCGGGGCGGGCTGCTGCCCGAACGCACGGCTCCCCATCGCGGTTCACTCGCCACCACCGCCTGCATGGAGACACTGCAGGTGGGTTATCTGCACGCCGTCGCGGCCGCCGCCGGCTGCTCCCTGTCCCAGCCCTTTCCGGACAACGGCATCGACTGGCACGTCAGCCACAGCGCGCCCGGGCACACGGTCGACGACGAGGTCACCATCAAGGTGCAGCTGAAGGCCACCTACCAGATCGCACCCAAGCCGCCCGGCCGCTTCTTCTCCTTCACCCTCGACAACGACCACCTGGCGAAACTCGCCCGCACCCCGGTCTCGGTGCACAAGATCCTCGTCGTGATGCTCGTCCCGCGCTCGCAGGACGACTGGCTGCGCGCCAGCCACGACCGGCTCGACCTCAGGCACTGCTGCTACTGGGTCAACCTCGCCGGTCACCCCGTCACCGGCCGGCACCGGACCAACGTCCGCATACCGACCGCACGCATCTTCGACGACCGGGCGCTGTGCGAGATCATGACGCGGGTCGGGACGGGAGGCAGACCATGA
- a CDS encoding 3'-5' exonuclease — protein MTCWYEGPLAAFDTETTGVDVETDRIVSAALVVQDAPGTRTRVHRWLVNPGVPVPAEATAVHGLTEDHLARNGRWPAPVMHEIVTELAEQVSSGRPLVVMNAPFDLTLLDRELRRHRASSLGRWFESVPLLVLDPRVLDKHLDRYRKGRRTLTDLCAHYGVALDGAHDAAADAMASLELVRAIGRRFASRMERLSPAELHTLQAVWHAAQARGLQAWFARSGSEEAVDPAWPLRPGLSAAA, from the coding sequence ATGACGTGCTGGTACGAGGGCCCTCTGGCGGCATTCGACACGGAGACGACGGGCGTGGACGTCGAGACCGACCGCATCGTGTCGGCCGCCCTCGTCGTCCAGGACGCCCCTGGCACGCGCACCCGGGTGCACCGCTGGCTGGTGAACCCGGGCGTCCCCGTGCCGGCGGAGGCGACGGCAGTACACGGACTGACGGAGGATCACCTGGCGCGCAACGGCCGCTGGCCGGCACCGGTGATGCACGAGATAGTCACCGAGCTGGCCGAACAGGTCTCATCCGGGCGGCCGTTGGTGGTGATGAACGCGCCGTTCGACCTGACGCTGCTGGACCGCGAGCTGCGCCGGCACCGGGCTTCGTCGCTGGGCCGCTGGTTCGAGTCGGTCCCGTTGCTGGTCCTGGACCCCCGGGTCCTGGACAAGCACCTGGACCGCTACCGCAAGGGCCGCCGCACGCTCACCGACCTGTGCGCGCACTACGGCGTCGCGCTCGACGGCGCGCACGACGCGGCCGCGGACGCGATGGCCTCCCTGGAGCTCGTACGGGCCATAGGGCGCCGTTTCGCGTCGCGGATGGAGCGCCTCTCCCCCGCCGAGCTGCACACCCTGCAGGCGGTGTGGCACGCGGCGCAGGCGCGGGGCCTGCAGGCGTGGTTCGCGCGCAGCGGCAGCGAGGAGGCGGTGGACCCGGCGTGGCCCCTGCGCCCTGGCCTGTCGGCGGCGGCGTGA
- a CDS encoding SRPBCC family protein, producing MDWTHYRFRSLWPLPAPPAAVYAVLERTEEYPRWWRQVREVERRDDATGVIRVRSLLPYDLTFTAREVRRDPGAGVLQVAMYGDIEGWAGWTVTPTGSGCLARYDQVVDVRKPLLRRLAVPGRPVFRANHWLMMRAGRRGLLAYLGRPSEAV from the coding sequence ATGGACTGGACCCACTACCGCTTCCGCAGCCTGTGGCCCCTGCCCGCCCCGCCCGCCGCCGTGTACGCCGTGCTGGAACGGACCGAGGAGTATCCGCGCTGGTGGCGACAGGTACGGGAGGTCGAGCGGAGGGACGACGCCACGGGCGTGATCCGCGTCCGGTCGCTCCTGCCGTACGACCTGACCTTCACCGCGCGCGAGGTGCGCCGTGACCCGGGCGCCGGAGTGCTCCAAGTCGCGATGTACGGCGACATCGAGGGCTGGGCCGGCTGGACGGTCACCCCGACGGGGAGCGGGTGCCTGGCCCGCTACGACCAGGTGGTGGACGTGCGCAAGCCGCTGCTGCGGCGGTTGGCCGTGCCCGGGCGGCCGGTCTTCCGGGCCAACCACTGGCTGATGATGCGGGCCGGACGGCGCGGCCTGCTGGCGTACCTGGGGCGTCCGTCGGAAGCGGTTTGA